In Arvicanthis niloticus isolate mArvNil1 chromosome 4, mArvNil1.pat.X, whole genome shotgun sequence, a single window of DNA contains:
- the Slc35a3 gene encoding UDP-N-acetylglucosamine transporter isoform X1: MERVPVTNEEKTMSANLKYLSLGILVFQTTSLVLTMRYSRTLKEEGPRYLSSTAVVVAEFLKIMACIFLVYKDSKCSVRTLNRVLHDEILNKPMETLKLAIPSGIYTLQNNLLYVALSNLDAATYQVTYQLKILTTALFSVSMLGKKLGVYQWLSLVILMAGVAFVQWPSDSQELNSKDLSTGSQFVGLMAVLTACFSSGFAGVYFEKILKETKQSVWIRNIQLGFFGSIFGLMGVYVYDGELVSKNGFFQGYNQLTWIVVVLQALGGLVIAAVIKYADNILKGFATSLSIILSTIISYFWLQDFVPTSVFFLGAILVIAATFLYGYDPKPAGNPTKA; the protein is encoded by the exons acaaatgaagagaaaacaatGTCTGCCAACCTAAAATATCTTTCCTTGGGAATTTTGGTGTTTCAAACTACCAGTCTGGTTCTAACGATGCGTTATTCTAGGACTTTAAAAGAGGAGGGGCCTCGTTATTTGTCTTCTACAGCAGTGGTTGTGGCTGAATTTTTGAAGATAATGGCCTGCATCTTTTTAGTCTACAAAGACAGTA agTGTAGTGTGAGAACACTGAATAGAGTACTGCATGATGAAATTCTTAATAAACCCATGGAAACACTGAAGCTTGCTATTCCATCAGGGATATATACTCTCCAGAACAACTTACTCTATGTGGCACTGTCAAACCTAGATGCAGCCACTTACCAG gttACATATCAGTTGAAAATACTTACAACAGCATTATTTTCTGTGTCTATGCTTGGTAAAAAATTAGGTGTTTACCAGTGGCTCTCCCTAGTAATTCTGATGGCAGGAGTTGCTTTTGTACAG TGGCCTTCAGATTCTCAAGAGCTGAATTCTAAGGACCTTTCAACTGGCTCACAGTTTGTAGGCCTCATGGCAGTTCTCACAGCCTGTTTTTCAAGTGGCTTTGCTGGAGTTTATTTTgagaaaatcttaaaagaaacaaaacaatcagtATGGATAAGAAACATTCAACTTG GTTTCTTTGGGAGTATATTTGGATTAATGGGTGTGTACGTTTATGATGGAGAATTGGTATCAAAGAATGGATTTTTTCAGGGATATAATCAACTGACGTGGATAGTTGTTGTTCTGCAG GCACTTGGAGGCCTTGTAATAGCTGCTGTCATCAAGTATgcagataacattttaaaaggatttGCAACCTCCTTATCCATAATATTGTCAACAATCATATCTTATTTTTGGTTACAAGATTTTGTGCCAACCAG TGTCTTTTTCCTTGGAGCCATCCTTGTAATAGCAGCTACTTTCTTGTACGGTTATGATCCCAAACCTGCAGGAAATCCCACTAAAGCATAG
- the Slc35a3 gene encoding UDP-N-acetylglucosamine transporter isoform X3: protein METLKLAIPSGIYTLQNNLLYVALSNLDAATYQVTYQLKILTTALFSVSMLGKKLGVYQWLSLVILMAGVAFVQWPSDSQELNSKDLSTGSQFVGLMAVLTACFSSGFAGVYFEKILKETKQSVWIRNIQLGFFGSIFGLMGVYVYDGELVSKNGFFQGYNQLTWIVVVLQALGGLVIAAVIKYADNILKGFATSLSIILSTIISYFWLQDFVPTSVFFLGAILVIAATFLYGYDPKPAGNPTKA from the exons ATGGAAACACTGAAGCTTGCTATTCCATCAGGGATATATACTCTCCAGAACAACTTACTCTATGTGGCACTGTCAAACCTAGATGCAGCCACTTACCAG gttACATATCAGTTGAAAATACTTACAACAGCATTATTTTCTGTGTCTATGCTTGGTAAAAAATTAGGTGTTTACCAGTGGCTCTCCCTAGTAATTCTGATGGCAGGAGTTGCTTTTGTACAG TGGCCTTCAGATTCTCAAGAGCTGAATTCTAAGGACCTTTCAACTGGCTCACAGTTTGTAGGCCTCATGGCAGTTCTCACAGCCTGTTTTTCAAGTGGCTTTGCTGGAGTTTATTTTgagaaaatcttaaaagaaacaaaacaatcagtATGGATAAGAAACATTCAACTTG GTTTCTTTGGGAGTATATTTGGATTAATGGGTGTGTACGTTTATGATGGAGAATTGGTATCAAAGAATGGATTTTTTCAGGGATATAATCAACTGACGTGGATAGTTGTTGTTCTGCAG GCACTTGGAGGCCTTGTAATAGCTGCTGTCATCAAGTATgcagataacattttaaaaggatttGCAACCTCCTTATCCATAATATTGTCAACAATCATATCTTATTTTTGGTTACAAGATTTTGTGCCAACCAG TGTCTTTTTCCTTGGAGCCATCCTTGTAATAGCAGCTACTTTCTTGTACGGTTATGATCCCAAACCTGCAGGAAATCCCACTAAAGCATAG
- the Slc35a3 gene encoding UDP-N-acetylglucosamine transporter isoform X2, which translates to MSANLKYLSLGILVFQTTSLVLTMRYSRTLKEEGPRYLSSTAVVVAEFLKIMACIFLVYKDSKCSVRTLNRVLHDEILNKPMETLKLAIPSGIYTLQNNLLYVALSNLDAATYQVTYQLKILTTALFSVSMLGKKLGVYQWLSLVILMAGVAFVQWPSDSQELNSKDLSTGSQFVGLMAVLTACFSSGFAGVYFEKILKETKQSVWIRNIQLGFFGSIFGLMGVYVYDGELVSKNGFFQGYNQLTWIVVVLQALGGLVIAAVIKYADNILKGFATSLSIILSTIISYFWLQDFVPTSVFFLGAILVIAATFLYGYDPKPAGNPTKA; encoded by the exons atGTCTGCCAACCTAAAATATCTTTCCTTGGGAATTTTGGTGTTTCAAACTACCAGTCTGGTTCTAACGATGCGTTATTCTAGGACTTTAAAAGAGGAGGGGCCTCGTTATTTGTCTTCTACAGCAGTGGTTGTGGCTGAATTTTTGAAGATAATGGCCTGCATCTTTTTAGTCTACAAAGACAGTA agTGTAGTGTGAGAACACTGAATAGAGTACTGCATGATGAAATTCTTAATAAACCCATGGAAACACTGAAGCTTGCTATTCCATCAGGGATATATACTCTCCAGAACAACTTACTCTATGTGGCACTGTCAAACCTAGATGCAGCCACTTACCAG gttACATATCAGTTGAAAATACTTACAACAGCATTATTTTCTGTGTCTATGCTTGGTAAAAAATTAGGTGTTTACCAGTGGCTCTCCCTAGTAATTCTGATGGCAGGAGTTGCTTTTGTACAG TGGCCTTCAGATTCTCAAGAGCTGAATTCTAAGGACCTTTCAACTGGCTCACAGTTTGTAGGCCTCATGGCAGTTCTCACAGCCTGTTTTTCAAGTGGCTTTGCTGGAGTTTATTTTgagaaaatcttaaaagaaacaaaacaatcagtATGGATAAGAAACATTCAACTTG GTTTCTTTGGGAGTATATTTGGATTAATGGGTGTGTACGTTTATGATGGAGAATTGGTATCAAAGAATGGATTTTTTCAGGGATATAATCAACTGACGTGGATAGTTGTTGTTCTGCAG GCACTTGGAGGCCTTGTAATAGCTGCTGTCATCAAGTATgcagataacattttaaaaggatttGCAACCTCCTTATCCATAATATTGTCAACAATCATATCTTATTTTTGGTTACAAGATTTTGTGCCAACCAG TGTCTTTTTCCTTGGAGCCATCCTTGTAATAGCAGCTACTTTCTTGTACGGTTATGATCCCAAACCTGCAGGAAATCCCACTAAAGCATAG